From Triticum urartu cultivar G1812 chromosome 2, Tu2.1, whole genome shotgun sequence, a single genomic window includes:
- the LOC125534642 gene encoding tyrosine decarboxylase 1-like: MAMGTPPLVDVLSPLDPEEFAVESRAAVDFIARYYRDIEKYPVRSEAEPGSLRRLLSDEPPENGEPMDGILADVQQYIVPGLTHFQSPNFFAYYPFNASTAGFVGEVLCAGLNVAPFTWVASPLATELEGVMMDWIGKLMGLPDSFLFSGGGGGVLHGSTCEAVICTLVAARDRALNRLTHEGILKMVVYASDQSHSTFQKGAKLVGIPPSNFRVIQTSAASSYGLTLDGVRNAVEADIARGLVPLYLCATVGTTGVGAVDPVGELGELAQHYGMWLHVDAAYAGSALICPEFQDCIQGVGLADSVSMNPHKWFLTNMDCCCLWVTSPAVLTSALSITPEYLNDISHGSVAKTDMIDYKDWQIALTRRFRAIKLWVVLRRYGAVGLRANIRRHVEMAKWFELALKADDRFEVIVPRRFSLVCFRFRPRYEGDHTVDALNRKFLNAVNASGKAFMIHTIVDNKCVIRLAIGATMTEMRHIRDTFELVQEKATEIGQDRD; the protein is encoded by the coding sequence ATGGCGATGGGTACCCCACCACTAGTTGATGTGCTATCGCCGCTCGACCCCGAGGAATTCGCCGTGGAGTCGCGCGCTGCGGTTGACTTCATCGCGCGCTACTACCGCGATATCGAGAAGTATCCGGTCCGGTCAGAAGCCGAGCCAGGTAGCCTTCGCAGGCTTCTATCCGATGAGCCACCGGAAAACGGTGAGCCCATGGATGGAATACTGGCGGACGTACAACAATACATCGTGCCAGGACTGACACACTTCCAGAGCCCCAACTTCTTTGCCTACTACCCATTCAACGCGAGCACGGCGGGGTTCGTCGGCGAGGTCCTCTGTGCCGGTCTCAACGTTGCACCGTTCACATGGGTTGCCTCACCGCTCGCGACCGAACTTGAAGGCGTCATGATGGACTGGATAGGCAAGCTGATGGGCCTTCCAGACAGTTTCCTCTTCTCCGGCGGCGGTGGTGGGGTGCTGCACGGAAGCACCTGCGAAGCCGTGATCTGCACGCTTGTCGCCGCACGCGATCGAGCGTTGAACAGGCTCACCCATGAAGGCATCCTCAAAATGGTGGTCTACGCCTCAGATCAGAGCCATAGCACCTTCCAAAAGGGTGCGAAGCTGGTCGGAATTCCACCATCAAACTTCCGAGTCATCCAGACGTCGGCGGCATCCAGCTACGGCCTAACGTTGGACGGTGTCCGCAACGCGGTCGAGGCTGACATAGCCAGGGGGCTTGTGCCACTGTACCTGTGTGCAACAGTTGGGACGACCGGTGTCGGAGCGGTTGATCCGGTGGGTGAGCTTGGTGAGTTGGCACAACACTACGGAATGTGGCTACATGTTGATGCTGCATACGCCGGTAGCGCGTTGATCTGCCCCGAGTTCCAGGATTGCATCCAGGGTGTCGGGCTCGCGGACTCCGTGAGCATGAACCCGCATAAGTGGTTCCTCACCAACATGGACTGTTGCTGCCTGTGGGTTACCAGCCCAGCCGTGCTTACCTCCGCACTCTCTATCACTCCAGAGTACCTCAATGATATCAGCCATGGAAGTGTGGCGAAGACGGATATGATCGATTACAAGGACTGGCAGATTGCATTGACACGCAGGTTCCGAGCCATAAAGTTGTGGGTGGTGCTACGCAGATACGGCGCTGTGGGCTTACGAGCGAACATCAGGAGGCATGTCGAGATGGCCAAGTGGTTTGAATTGGCGTTGAAGGCAGACGATCGATTCGAGGTCATTGTGCCGAGGAGATTCTCCCTTGTGTGCTTCCGCTTCCGCCCAAGGTATGAGGGTGACCACACAGTGGACGCCTTGAACCGTAAGTTTCTCAATGCGGTGAACGCGAGTGGGAAAGCCTTCATGATACACACTATCGTGGACAACAAGTGCGTTATCCGTCTGGCAATAGGTGCTACCATGACGGAGATGCGACACATCCGTGACACGTTTGAGCTGGTTCAGGAGAAAGCCACCGAAATAGGACAGGACCGTGACTAG
- the LOC125540484 gene encoding putative disease resistance RPP13-like protein 1: protein MSNIQSTMSLSATGIISDVDDCVNLFQWARSAIPSLHSGLSGSQQEILQEHVSRLQGGLQRLRDALPAMYDLIDRAERRSHDTRVEKLLPVLKDTVYEVEDLLDEAKWYEVKAQVEGNATQSPPLVEFIDDVVQGSSFGKLSHVQSRLRNLSSQLEIAGLAEATEQVDRLVKPKTGSLPYEGLFFCYYKELAQVMGFSTNSKCKRPTSLANASTSASANNQFSNGLRRISSLPVLVIQGAGGVGKTTLARRIWFNQTGKPRIIWIHVSDGFDVKRLTKKAIQLCTGEETTTDDLDSLQRDLSKHVSNKRLLVFLDDMRDDALKENGQCWKRFCAPFRNVRGGSMILVTTRCSEVTEGVRTMGPIILDGLKGDVFWNFFKLCVFGDGRSEIDPELERIGRSILPKLKGSPLAAKTLGRMLSRDLQASHWNSILESELWELRQEEADIFPALQLSYMHLPFYLKRCFAFCSVYPKDYKFQKARIAEVWVAEGFVESQGGVPIQDIGCQYFQDLVTRSFFQMVPGGYVIPDLLHDLAQKVSEHDCCILRNDSCFDKVPQDVRHLYVLPSSDFDGSNLLRLCR from the exons ATGTCAAACATCCAGTCCACCATGAGCCTATCTGCCACTGGGATAATTAGTGATGTCGATGATTGCGTCAACTTGTTCCAGTGGGCCAGATCTGCCATTCCATCTCTGCACTCCGGCTTGAGTGGCTCACAGCAGGAAATTCTCCAGGAGCATGTGTCGCGCTTACAGGGTGGCCTACAACGTCTCAGGGATGCTCTTCCTGCAATGTATGACCTCATTGACCGAGCAGAGCGGAGAAGCCATGACACCCGTGTGGAAAAGCTCCTTCCAGTACTCAAGGATACAGTCTATGAGGTCGAGGACCTTCTTGATGAGGCCAAATGGTACGAAGTGAAGGCGCAAGTTGAGGGCAATGCAACCCAATCTCCTCCTCTCGTCGAGTTCATCGATGATGTCGTCCAAGGCAGCAGCTTCGGCAAGCTGAGTCATGTCCAATCAAGGTTGAGGAATCTTTCGAGTCAGCTGGAGATCGCTGGGCTTGCTGAAGCTACAGAACAGGTTGACAGATTAGTCAAGCCAAAGACCGGCTCTTTGCCATATGAAGGCCTATTTTTTTGTTATTACAAGGAGCTAGCGCAGGTGATGGGATTTTCCACAAATTCAAAATGCAAGAGACCAACGAGTTTGGCCAATGCATCAACAAGCGCATCAGCAAACAACCAATTCAGTAACGGATTAAGAAGAATATCGAGCCTTCCTGTTTTGGTAATACAAGGAGCTGGTGGTGTTGGAAAGACTACTTTGGCCCGACGTATATGGTTCAATCAAACAGGGAAGCCTCGGATCATTTGGATTCATGTCTCAGATGGCTTTGATGTGAAGAGGTTAACTAAAAAGGCCATACAACTCTGTACTGGGGAGGAGACAACAACTGATGATTTGGATTCTCTTCAGCGTGACCTTTCTAAGCATGTGAGCAATAAAAGGTTATTGGTCTTCCTTGATGATATGCGGGATGATGCCTTGAAGGAAAACGGGCAGTGTTGGAAGAGGTTTTGTGCACCTTTTAGGAATGTCCGAGGGGGAAGCATGATTTTGGTCACTACTAGATGTTCAGAGGTTACTGAGGGGGTGCGGACAATGGGGCCCATTATCTTAGATGGTCTAAAAGGTGATGTCTTTTGGAATTTTTTCAAATTGTGCGTGTTTGGAGATGGGAGGTCTGAGATTGATCCTGAGTTAGAGCGCATCGGTAGAAGTATACTTCCTAAATTGAAGGGTTCTCCTTTGGCCGCCAAAACTTTGGGACGCATGTTAAGCAGGGACCTTCAAGCATCCCATTGGAATTCTATACTTGAGAGTGAACTGTGGGAGTTGAGACAAGAGGAGGCCGACATTTTTCCGGCCCTTCAGTTGAGCTACATGCATTTACCATTCTATTTGAAGCGATGCTTCGCATTCTGTTCTGTGTACCCCAAAGATTACAAATTCCAGAAGGCACGCATAGCTGAAGTTTGGGTAGCGGAAGGCTTTGTGGAATCTCAAGGGGGTGTTCCAATTCAAGATATTGGCTGTCAGTATTTTCAAGACCTTGTAACACGGTCCTTCTTTCAAATGGTTCCCGGTGGATACGTAATCCCTGACCTATTGCATGACCTGGCACAAAAAGTTTCAGAGCACGACTGCTGCATCTTAAGAAATGATAGTTGCTTTGATAAAGTCCCACAGGATGTTCGTCATCTGTACGTACTCCCTAGCAGTGACTTTGATGGTTCCAACTTGTTGAGACTGTGCAG ATGA
- the LOC125538565 gene encoding GATA transcription factor 27-like has product MPTAADTGSLLWRNGPPEKPVLCNACGTRWRKKGTLDNYTPTRRPQDAEAERKQPKKKPVVRRIVKKQPSSDHNLGKTGDAADTFSNPSGFGSALSYSGSASQSHARESLVIPSTKKTCVGRRRKPSSLETLVEDLNSIMHEEQLCSGSGLGTIPGSSEEDLLIYHSETPASCFEIGYGSMLLRYPNSESEASHM; this is encoded by the exons ATGCCAACTGCTGCTGATACAGGCAGCCTTCTCTGGCGAAACGGGCCACCGGAGAAGCCAGTGCTCTGCAATGCGTGTGGGACAAGATGGAGGAAAAAGGGTACATTGGACAACTACACACCAACGCGTCGTCCCCAAGATGCTGAAGCCGAGAGGAAACAACCCAAGAAAAAGCCCGTCGTCCGCAGAATAGTGAAGAAACAACCATCTTCTGATCACAACTTGGGGAAGACAGGGGATGCTGCTGACACTTTTAGTAATCCATCTGGTTTTGGATCAGCGCTATCGTATTCAG GTTCAGCCTCGCAATCACATGCTCGGGAGTCACTGGTGATACCATCAACAAAAAAGACTTGTGTTGGTCGTCGTCGTAAGCCGTCATCGCTGGAAACGCTTGTAGAGGATCTCAACTCCATAATGCACGAAGAGCAGCTATGTTCTGGTTCAGGACTTGGTACCATTCCAGGATCCTCAGAGGAAGACCTACTGATTTATCATAGCGAGACTCCCGCTAGCTGCTTTGAGATTGGGTATGGAAGCATGCTTCTTAGATATCCAAACTCTGAATCAGAAGCGAGTCATATGTGA